In Candidatus Eremiobacteraceae bacterium, one genomic interval encodes:
- a CDS encoding helix-turn-helix transcriptional regulator, whose amino-acid sequence MRSLQPLSQGPQAIKMSAQKPVVQSLECLKIDEYRNVSELVKFCRLRISRESRSLGAVERMPVRVGKPVTQEEVAEAVGISRVWYAMIEGNRPVRVSARVLDRIADVLALNQNERTILFRLAVPELRSTSLSERALGMLEAFGSLRRFTRRLWGVSSHLEVLRAAREFLMLEVKPVAAITFRRTEDGQWVSELNSDGGSERVTQALELIRERCGSSGIDDLHCMTVMTRPGELITQSDRDKLFPKLAARANDVLSSIDLSSSFFTMAHVQSNYGLIARLSALYNDQYALSDLERAQLSTIAELSSLALSGSASHQRG is encoded by the coding sequence ATGCGCAGTTTACAACCGCTCAGTCAGGGGCCTCAAGCCATTAAAATGAGCGCTCAAAAACCGGTTGTTCAGTCTTTGGAATGTCTGAAAATCGATGAGTATCGAAATGTCTCAGAGCTAGTCAAGTTCTGCCGTCTCCGCATCAGTCGCGAAAGCCGTTCACTGGGTGCCGTGGAGCGGATGCCCGTGCGCGTCGGCAAGCCGGTGACCCAGGAAGAAGTTGCCGAGGCGGTGGGGATCAGCCGCGTATGGTATGCGATGATCGAGGGGAATCGCCCCGTGCGCGTTTCAGCGCGTGTCCTGGACCGGATCGCCGACGTACTGGCGCTGAATCAGAATGAACGAACGATCTTATTTCGGCTCGCGGTCCCGGAACTTCGTTCAACGTCCTTATCCGAGCGAGCGCTAGGGATGCTTGAAGCCTTCGGGTCGCTACGGCGGTTCACGCGGCGGCTGTGGGGTGTCTCTTCGCATCTCGAGGTCCTGAGAGCGGCGCGCGAATTTCTGATGCTCGAAGTCAAACCCGTAGCTGCGATAACGTTCCGGAGAACCGAAGATGGCCAGTGGGTCTCGGAGTTAAACAGCGATGGCGGGAGCGAGCGCGTCACGCAAGCGCTCGAGCTAATACGAGAACGCTGTGGCAGCTCCGGCATCGATGACCTGCACTGCATGACGGTAATGACGCGGCCCGGGGAGCTCATTACCCAATCGGATCGCGATAAGCTCTTTCCGAAGTTGGCCGCGCGAGCAAACGATGTTCTCAGCTCCATTGATTTGTCGAGCAGCTTTTTCACCATGGCACACGTGCAGTCCAATTACGGTCTTATCGCACGGCTTTCGGCGTTGTACAATGACCAGTACGCGTTGTCCGATCTCGAGCGCGCCCAATTGAGCACCATCGCGGAACTGAGCTCGCTCGCGCTATCGGGATCAGCTTCGCACCAGC
- a CDS encoding YncE family protein, which produces MKILSFIVASELVLALVAVRPAFAGQAPFSSAAPDVPISHRDRVYAAEQYSNTVSVTDPASNRLLGVIRLGDFIGTLSPLYRGQLLVHGMGFSPNRRTIAVVAIGTNSVIFIDTQTNRIKHVTYVGRSPHEVFFTPDGSEVWVTVRGENFVSVLDGTTYEIKTRVIVPNGPGMQIFSPDGKYGYVCSSFTPETVVVRVADHAIVGHVHQASPFCPNIAATPDGRQVWFTLKDTGKTEVFDARPPFAILKTIDTGPLTNHVNFAHNANGTFAYVTAGGQNEVLVFRTTDFTKVATIRVGRLPHGIWPSGDGKRVYVGLENADRLTAIDTLTNTVLATVPIGQAAQAVVYVPDAVPSGAGTQGLQPLGGAGNADYLTLVSTSKNASGDDEAPTSVSLFDQGLVQVLEAAVTGLEPNKLYVLALSPHADGSGPLEPLSAFTTNPAGSAVVNAVGPIRQAVRGEEGAQPRFLVIVDGTPSSLGAPVQIQAP; this is translated from the coding sequence ATGAAAATTTTATCATTTATCGTGGCGTCAGAACTCGTATTGGCGCTCGTTGCGGTGCGCCCCGCGTTCGCCGGGCAAGCCCCATTTTCATCAGCCGCGCCTGATGTGCCGATCAGTCATCGCGACAGAGTGTACGCCGCGGAGCAATATTCGAACACGGTCTCCGTCACCGACCCCGCCAGTAATAGGCTCTTGGGGGTCATCCGTCTGGGCGACTTCATCGGCACGTTGAGCCCTCTCTATCGTGGGCAGCTGCTCGTGCACGGGATGGGTTTCTCGCCGAATCGTCGGACGATTGCCGTCGTTGCGATCGGCACGAACTCGGTGATCTTTATCGACACTCAAACGAATCGCATCAAGCACGTCACCTATGTCGGGCGCTCACCGCACGAAGTCTTCTTTACTCCGGATGGTTCGGAGGTGTGGGTGACGGTACGCGGGGAGAATTTCGTGTCCGTCCTCGATGGCACGACATACGAGATCAAGACGCGCGTTATCGTTCCGAACGGTCCCGGCATGCAGATATTCTCGCCCGACGGGAAATACGGGTATGTGTGTTCGTCCTTCACACCGGAAACGGTGGTCGTCAGAGTTGCTGACCACGCAATCGTCGGGCACGTCCATCAGGCGAGTCCCTTCTGCCCAAACATCGCGGCGACGCCTGACGGTAGGCAGGTGTGGTTCACATTAAAGGACACAGGCAAGACCGAGGTGTTTGATGCGCGCCCGCCCTTTGCGATACTGAAGACGATCGATACGGGGCCGCTTACTAACCACGTCAACTTCGCTCACAACGCCAACGGAACGTTTGCCTATGTGACGGCCGGTGGGCAGAATGAAGTTCTGGTTTTCCGCACCACCGACTTCACAAAGGTCGCCACGATTCGGGTCGGTAGGCTTCCTCACGGAATTTGGCCATCGGGAGATGGAAAACGCGTGTACGTAGGGCTCGAAAACGCCGATCGATTGACGGCGATCGACACCTTGACGAACACCGTCCTCGCGACCGTCCCCATCGGCCAGGCGGCCCAAGCCGTCGTGTACGTACCCGACGCCGTCCCGAGCGGCGCGGGCACGCAGGGGCTGCAGCCGCTGGGCGGTGCAGGCAACGCCGACTATCTGACACTGGTTTCCACATCTAAGAACGCGTCCGGCGACGATGAAGCGCCGACCAGTGTATCGCTATTCGACCAAGGACTCGTTCAGGTGCTGGAGGCCGCCGTAACCGGGCTCGAACCGAACAAACTCTACGTTCTCGCCCTATCACCGCACGCTGACGGCAGTGGCCCCTTGGAACCTCTATCCGCGTTCACGACAAATCCAGCGGGGTCGGCGGTAGTCAACGCTGTTGGTCCAATCCGGCAGGCCGTACGCGGCGAGGAGGGCGCGCAACCCCGGTTTCTGGTGATTGTTGATGGGACGCCGAGTAGTCTCGGCGCGCCTGTCCAGATCCAGGCACCTTGA